A single region of the Mycobacterium avium subsp. avium genome encodes:
- a CDS encoding amidohydrolase family protein: MGQLSHREDVPFPIFDADNHLYEPPEALTKFLPKEYKDFVQYVQINGRTKIALRGVISNYIPNPTFEVVARPGAWEEYFKYGNPEGKSKRELFGEPMRAIPAFFEPGPRLEKMNELGLDRTLMFPTLASLIEERLRDDPVAIHVLIHALNQWLDEVWGFNYQNRIFTTPVITLPIVEKAIEELEWVVKRGARAILVRPAPVPGFRGPRSFALPEFDPFWERVVEYDVLVGMHSSDSGYSRYTSEWDGADQEMLPFQTNAMGILNEWRPIQDSVASWVIHGALYRHPKLKVAIVEAGSKWMTPLLDGLAEVFRKAPEAFPSDPVEMVKNRIHVSPFFEDGIDDLVNLVGVDQVLYGSDWPHPEGLAEPTYYVNALSHLPVEDQAKIMGGNLGRLVTV, encoded by the coding sequence ATGGGGCAACTGTCTCACCGGGAAGACGTCCCGTTTCCGATCTTTGACGCGGACAACCATCTCTACGAGCCGCCGGAAGCGCTGACCAAGTTCCTGCCCAAGGAGTACAAGGACTTCGTCCAGTACGTGCAGATCAACGGGCGCACCAAGATCGCGCTGCGCGGCGTGATCAGCAACTACATTCCCAACCCGACCTTCGAGGTCGTCGCCCGCCCGGGCGCCTGGGAGGAGTACTTCAAATACGGCAACCCCGAGGGCAAGAGCAAGCGCGAGCTGTTCGGTGAGCCGATGCGCGCGATCCCGGCCTTCTTCGAGCCCGGCCCGCGCCTGGAGAAGATGAACGAGCTGGGCCTGGACCGCACCCTGATGTTCCCGACGCTGGCCAGCCTGATCGAGGAGCGGCTGCGCGACGACCCGGTCGCCATCCACGTCCTCATCCACGCGCTGAACCAGTGGCTCGACGAGGTGTGGGGCTTCAACTACCAGAACCGGATCTTCACTACCCCGGTCATCACCCTGCCGATCGTGGAGAAGGCGATCGAGGAGCTGGAGTGGGTGGTCAAGCGGGGCGCCCGCGCCATCCTGGTCCGCCCGGCGCCGGTCCCCGGCTTCCGCGGGCCCCGGTCGTTCGCGCTGCCCGAGTTCGACCCGTTCTGGGAGCGCGTCGTCGAGTACGACGTGCTGGTCGGCATGCACTCCTCCGACAGCGGCTACTCCCGCTACACCTCCGAGTGGGACGGCGCCGACCAGGAGATGCTGCCGTTCCAGACCAACGCCATGGGCATCCTCAACGAGTGGCGGCCGATCCAGGACTCGGTGGCGTCGTGGGTGATCCACGGCGCGCTCTACCGTCACCCGAAGCTGAAGGTGGCGATCGTCGAGGCCGGTTCGAAGTGGATGACGCCGTTGCTGGACGGGCTGGCCGAGGTCTTCCGGAAAGCCCCAGAGGCCTTCCCCAGCGACCCCGTCGAGATGGTCAAGAACCGCATCCACGTCAGCCCGTTCTTCGAGGACGGCATCGACGACCTGGTCAACCTGGTCGGCGTGGATCAGGTCCTGTACGGCTCGGACTGGCCGCACCCTGAAGGGCTGGCGGAGCCGACCTACTACGTCAACGCGCTGTCGCACCTGCCCGTCGAGGACCAGGCCAAGATCATGGGCGGCAACCTCGGTCGACTCGTCACGGTGTGA
- a CDS encoding lipoprotein LpqH translates to MRNRFVAAGAALTVALLGACTSRPPAQLSSTASVTVDGKDRNFHIVTCRQLEWRRMIDIGADFSGAKVAVDENAQPPVVESVHIQNLSGFSGMYSRGGSGSADMSMTGDKFTISGTADGYKTDKPSEPATATFKIVVTC, encoded by the coding sequence GTGCGGAACCGATTCGTGGCGGCCGGCGCGGCCCTCACCGTCGCCCTGCTGGGAGCATGCACGTCGCGGCCACCGGCCCAGCTCTCCAGCACGGCATCGGTGACCGTCGACGGCAAGGACCGAAACTTCCACATCGTCACCTGCCGGCAGTTGGAGTGGAGACGCATGATCGACATCGGGGCCGACTTCTCCGGCGCCAAGGTGGCCGTCGACGAAAACGCGCAGCCGCCGGTCGTCGAGTCCGTGCACATCCAGAACTTGAGTGGTTTCAGCGGCATGTACTCGCGGGGTGGCAGCGGAAGCGCCGACATGAGCATGACGGGAGACAAGTTCACCATCAGCGGCACCGCTGACGGCTACAAGACCGACAAACCCAGTGAACCGGCCACGGCCACCTTCAAGATCGTCGTGACCTGCTGA
- a CDS encoding enoyl-CoA hydratase/isomerase family protein → MVDLEIDDGLAVLTIDRPHARNAIALDTMDQLEKALDAAAGAQALVITGAGDRAFVSGGDLKELSALRTEEDAAAMARRMRAICDQLADFPAPVVAALNGHAFGGGAEVAVAADIRVAADDIKIAFNQVALEIMPAWGGAERLAALVGQSRALLLAGSGTALDAVEAERIGLVDRVLPRDVFDSAEQGWRSIARSLARRPAAEIKRVIRGVSPEEAIASFARLWVADPHWQAAERVMARNTKPRPAAGGAS, encoded by the coding sequence ATGGTGGACCTCGAGATCGACGATGGGCTGGCGGTGCTCACCATCGATCGCCCGCATGCGCGCAACGCCATCGCGCTGGACACCATGGACCAACTGGAGAAGGCGCTCGACGCGGCCGCGGGCGCGCAGGCGCTGGTGATCACGGGCGCCGGCGACCGCGCTTTCGTGTCCGGCGGTGATCTCAAGGAGCTGAGCGCGCTGCGCACCGAGGAGGATGCCGCGGCGATGGCCCGACGGATGCGGGCCATCTGCGACCAGCTGGCCGACTTCCCCGCGCCCGTCGTTGCCGCCCTCAACGGCCATGCCTTCGGCGGCGGCGCCGAGGTCGCCGTCGCCGCCGATATTCGGGTGGCGGCCGACGACATCAAGATCGCCTTCAACCAAGTGGCGCTGGAGATCATGCCGGCCTGGGGCGGAGCTGAGCGGCTGGCCGCGCTGGTCGGACAGAGCAGGGCGCTGCTGCTGGCCGGTTCGGGAACCGCGCTCGACGCGGTCGAGGCCGAACGAATCGGCCTGGTGGACCGGGTGTTGCCGCGCGACGTCTTCGACTCGGCGGAGCAGGGCTGGCGGTCGATCGCGCGGTCGTTGGCGCGCCGCCCGGCGGCCGAGATAAAGCGGGTAATCCGCGGGGTTTCTCCCGAGGAGGCGATAGCATCCTTTGCACGGCTATGGGTTGCCGACCCGCACTGGCAGGCCGCGGAACGGGTCATGGCCCGCAACACCAAACCTCGCCCGGCAGCCGGAGGAGCGTCATGA